From a region of the Chthonomonas sp. genome:
- a CDS encoding polyprenyl synthetase family protein, whose protein sequence is MNVTWQTALEKIQADVKHVEATLARRCTSRVQVVDQVNRHTLGAGGKRLRPAFLILSAKATGYPVELDRTVELAACMEIVHMATLIHDDVIDHSDSRRGRPTAAAVFGNTAAILAGDVLLAKSMQILAEDGDLDIIRKVSAMVVEMAEGEAREVETRGDFDLSFEAHMEVLRMKTAAFVECCCEVGGLAARAPKLVTDALASYGHHLGLAFQLVDDVLDFRGDPATTGKPNATDFREGCATLPLIDLREHLTEEELDFTRNRFGAHPSDDEVHMICGWMETRGCYTRALAAAGRHSAMALGALDALPDGETKDLLVAIVDFVQQRER, encoded by the coding sequence ATGAACGTAACCTGGCAAACCGCTTTGGAAAAGATACAGGCCGACGTGAAGCATGTGGAAGCGACACTCGCGCGACGATGCACATCGCGGGTGCAGGTCGTGGATCAGGTCAATCGACACACCTTGGGTGCGGGGGGCAAGAGACTGCGCCCCGCCTTTCTTATCTTGAGTGCCAAGGCCACCGGCTATCCTGTGGAGCTGGATCGGACGGTGGAACTGGCGGCGTGTATGGAGATCGTCCATATGGCCACGCTCATCCACGACGACGTCATCGACCACAGCGACTCTCGGCGTGGTCGACCGACGGCGGCAGCCGTCTTCGGCAACACCGCCGCCATTCTCGCGGGCGACGTCCTGCTGGCCAAGTCGATGCAGATCCTCGCCGAGGACGGCGACCTGGACATCATTCGAAAGGTCAGCGCGATGGTGGTGGAGATGGCCGAAGGAGAGGCCCGCGAGGTTGAGACGCGGGGCGATTTCGACTTAAGCTTTGAGGCGCACATGGAGGTTCTCCGCATGAAGACCGCGGCGTTCGTCGAGTGCTGCTGCGAGGTCGGGGGGCTGGCCGCCCGCGCACCCAAGCTTGTGACCGACGCGCTGGCCAGCTACGGCCACCACCTGGGACTCGCGTTCCAACTCGTGGACGACGTCCTTGACTTTCGCGGTGATCCGGCGACCACCGGCAAACCCAACGCCACCGACTTCCGCGAGGGATGCGCCACCCTGCCTCTGATCGACCTGCGCGAGCACCTAACCGAAGAGGAACTGGATTTCACCCGGAATCGCTTCGGAGCCCACCCAAGCGATGACGAGGTCCACATGATCTGCGGCTGGATGGAAACTCGGGGTTGCTACACCCGTGCTCTCGCCGCAGCGGGTCGGCACAGCGCCATGGCTCTGGGCGCCCTCGATGCACTACCCGACGGTGAAACCAAGGATCTTCTCGTCGCCATCGTCGACTTCGTTCAGCAGCGCGAGCGGTGA
- a CDS encoding ubiquinone/menaquinone biosynthesis methyltransferase produces MGSTQTPEKIWLAEGAQKRASVQTMFSQIAPSYDRVNGLVSLFSHRRWRAAAARALRLKPGDRALDACCGTGDFLLPLRLAVTESGRVVGFDFCAPMLDRAVTKPRHGASLALADACAIPFRSSTFDSVSVGWGIRNVPDVDLAHREAFRVLRPGGRFVSVDMARAKFGPVRWISDQVFNRLVPLIGGLFGNRQAYTYLPESTARFMTREELTQSMRSAGFIDVTTRDFMFGNICMHLGRKPE; encoded by the coding sequence ATGGGATCAACACAGACCCCCGAGAAGATTTGGCTGGCAGAAGGCGCGCAAAAGCGAGCTTCAGTTCAGACCATGTTCTCCCAGATCGCTCCCTCATACGATCGCGTAAACGGCCTGGTATCCCTGTTCTCGCACCGTCGCTGGCGCGCTGCGGCCGCCCGGGCTCTACGCTTGAAGCCAGGTGACCGCGCCCTGGATGCGTGCTGCGGCACGGGTGATTTTCTTCTTCCCTTGCGACTGGCCGTGACCGAGTCGGGTCGAGTCGTGGGATTTGATTTCTGCGCACCCATGCTGGACCGCGCCGTAACCAAGCCCAGGCATGGGGCGTCGCTAGCGCTTGCGGATGCATGTGCCATTCCGTTCCGCTCGAGCACGTTCGATTCGGTAAGCGTCGGATGGGGAATCCGCAATGTTCCAGACGTCGACCTTGCCCACCGAGAGGCATTCCGAGTCCTTCGCCCCGGCGGACGATTTGTGAGCGTGGATATGGCGCGGGCGAAGTTTGGCCCCGTCCGCTGGATTTCCGACCAAGTGTTTAATCGGCTTGTCCCGCTCATCGGCGGACTCTTCGGGAATCGACAGGCCTACACCTACCTTCCCGAATCGACTGCCCGGTTCATGACCCGCGAGGAGCTCACGCAGAGCATGCGATCCGCCGGGTTCATCGACGTCACGACTCGCGACTTTATGTTCGGAAACATCTGCATGCACCTTGGGAGAAAGCCCGAATGA
- a CDS encoding prepilin-type N-terminal cleavage/methylation domain-containing protein: MSRNLTNVLVAPENLDQAGYKSLKSKAFTLVEMMVVLLIVGLLMAIAVPQWAKSRDRSRRMTCLANLKQIEDAKDVTAMTNQLKPGDTVTEEELVPQFLKGTGLPDCPSGGTYDIKPIGESVECSIHGVVHGSAE; the protein is encoded by the coding sequence GTGAGCCGGAATCTAACGAATGTCCTGGTTGCTCCCGAGAATCTTGATCAGGCCGGGTACAAAAGTTTGAAATCAAAGGCATTTACGCTTGTAGAAATGATGGTCGTGCTGCTCATCGTTGGGTTGCTTATGGCCATCGCCGTACCCCAATGGGCCAAGTCTCGCGATCGTTCCCGGCGAATGACGTGCCTCGCAAACTTGAAACAGATCGAGGATGCCAAGGACGTCACTGCCATGACGAACCAGCTGAAACCCGGCGACACGGTCACTGAGGAAGAGCTGGTCCCACAGTTCTTGAAGGGGACTGGGCTACCGGATTGCCCCTCGGGCGGCACCTACGATATCAAGCCAATTGGTGAGTCGGTCGAGTGCAGTATCCACGGCGTGGTCCACGGAAGCGCTGAGTAA
- a CDS encoding glycosyltransferase family 9 protein: MSHQPRILIVKLSAIGDCLHATPALAALRQTFPNAHLGWAVHAHCAPVITSNSNLDKVHRWDRLRMLEEFVVLRKSLRRERYDIALDLQGLFKSGFVTKLSGANKRFGPSEAREFAQVFYTSKIASQKGQHIIDVYLNRAKAVGAQWESPPPMLFPVSSRDAEYADFLLREPGISLDRPIIVLNPSAGKPFKQWAPECFGRLADSLVSELGAYCLVTGSPGDRPLGEAVMAHTQYKDQVFNVVGRTSLTQLAGLLSKVSLFIGGDTGPMHMAQAVGTRVLALFGPTDPARLGPRDTDHRVIYRPGDDPMRSMHNITVEEVFHEAKGMVDGRASGVS; this comes from the coding sequence ATGTCGCATCAGCCTCGCATTCTGATCGTGAAGCTCAGCGCCATCGGAGACTGCCTTCACGCAACTCCGGCGCTGGCGGCGTTGCGCCAGACTTTTCCAAACGCTCACCTCGGGTGGGCGGTCCATGCACACTGCGCGCCGGTGATCACGTCGAATTCGAACCTGGACAAGGTCCACCGCTGGGACCGCTTGCGGATGCTCGAGGAATTCGTTGTTCTCCGCAAGTCTCTCCGCCGAGAGCGGTACGACATCGCGCTGGACCTGCAAGGGCTCTTCAAGAGCGGGTTCGTGACGAAGCTGAGCGGGGCCAACAAACGGTTTGGCCCCTCCGAGGCCCGCGAGTTTGCGCAGGTCTTCTACACCAGCAAGATCGCGAGCCAAAAAGGGCAGCACATCATCGACGTCTACTTGAACCGCGCCAAGGCGGTCGGTGCTCAGTGGGAGTCGCCGCCGCCGATGCTGTTTCCCGTCTCCAGCCGCGATGCGGAGTACGCCGACTTCTTGCTAAGGGAACCAGGAATCAGTCTGGATCGACCTATTATCGTGCTCAACCCCAGCGCGGGGAAGCCGTTTAAGCAGTGGGCTCCCGAGTGCTTTGGGCGGCTGGCCGACTCGCTCGTCTCCGAGCTCGGGGCGTACTGCTTGGTCACGGGATCGCCCGGCGATCGTCCGCTGGGTGAAGCGGTCATGGCACACACGCAGTACAAGGATCAGGTCTTCAACGTGGTGGGCCGCACTTCTTTGACCCAACTCGCGGGTCTCCTCTCAAAGGTGTCTCTGTTCATCGGCGGGGACACCGGACCCATGCACATGGCGCAAGCGGTCGGCACACGGGTGCTCGCGCTGTTTGGTCCGACCGACCCGGCGCGTCTGGGGCCGCGGGACACGGACCATCGTGTCATCTACCGCCCGGGCGACGATCCCATGCGCTCCATGCACAATATCACCGTCGAAGAGGTGTTCCATGAGGCGAAGGGCATGGTCGACGGCCGGGCTTCTGGCGTATCCTAA
- a CDS encoding ABC transporter permease: MRLRTVFKDAITSIREQRHRALLSGLGVAVASFAIVTLISIGIGVRRDLTGQVEDLGVSTLVVLPGRVELGTVNPNVGGQSYLRGSHLDSLRRLEGVVRVAPFSFAGGGIEYRGKPSYPLVIATTADWFKIRPQKLKFGSIWTDPMSRERVAVIGSVASDDLFGSGVNPVGKSVDINGRKFRVAGVTEDAKAGSSMFSMFSLQNVVYTPYHEFTEHNAKVQIDRIFIQAATDAEPSALIKRIDSNLGRTLTFAQYSVLTQEDLLGIVFKLTGILTWLVTGLTSIALIVGGIGIMTVMLMSVNERAREIGIRKTVGATRSAIFAHFLAEAVLISLAGGLAGLALSYTTCLALAAFTQIKPLVTGGTISLCLVVCLGLGMCFGVIPAIKAARQDPVEAMRRE; encoded by the coding sequence ATGCGGCTTCGGACTGTCTTCAAAGATGCCATCACCAGCATCCGCGAGCAAAGGCACCGGGCACTGCTCTCGGGGCTCGGGGTCGCAGTCGCCTCTTTTGCTATCGTCACGCTCATTTCGATCGGTATCGGAGTGCGTCGCGATCTGACCGGCCAAGTCGAGGATCTGGGGGTGAGCACCCTCGTCGTCCTCCCCGGGCGGGTCGAATTGGGGACCGTCAACCCGAACGTTGGGGGGCAAAGCTACCTCCGGGGATCGCACCTGGACTCACTTCGCCGTCTCGAAGGCGTCGTGAGAGTCGCCCCTTTCTCCTTCGCGGGCGGCGGGATCGAGTACCGGGGCAAACCTTCGTATCCCCTGGTCATCGCCACGACCGCCGATTGGTTTAAGATTCGACCGCAGAAGCTGAAGTTTGGTTCGATCTGGACTGATCCCATGTCGCGCGAGAGAGTCGCGGTGATTGGGTCTGTTGCCAGCGATGACCTGTTTGGCTCGGGAGTGAACCCGGTCGGTAAGAGCGTCGATATCAACGGGCGCAAGTTCCGGGTAGCTGGGGTCACGGAGGACGCCAAGGCTGGTTCGAGCATGTTCTCGATGTTTTCGCTCCAGAACGTCGTGTACACGCCTTACCACGAGTTCACAGAGCACAATGCCAAGGTTCAAATTGATCGGATCTTCATTCAGGCGGCGACCGATGCCGAGCCTAGCGCACTCATCAAACGGATCGACTCAAACCTGGGGCGGACGCTTACCTTCGCGCAGTACAGTGTGCTCACCCAAGAAGACCTCCTCGGCATTGTGTTCAAGCTGACCGGAATTCTGACTTGGCTGGTGACAGGGCTGACCAGTATCGCCCTCATCGTTGGCGGGATCGGCATCATGACGGTCATGTTGATGTCCGTCAATGAGCGCGCGCGGGAGATCGGAATCCGAAAGACGGTCGGTGCAACGAGATCCGCGATCTTTGCTCACTTCCTTGCAGAGGCGGTTTTGATCTCGCTTGCTGGCGGGCTTGCCGGACTGGCGCTCAGCTACACGACATGTCTGGCTTTGGCCGCATTCACCCAGATCAAGCCGCTCGTAACCGGCGGCACGATTTCATTGTGCCTGGTTGTTTGCTTGGGGCTTGGGATGTGCTTTGGGGTCATCCCCGCGATCAAAGCGGCGCGTCAGGACCCGGTTGAGGCCATGCGCCGAGAGTAG
- a CDS encoding HAD-IIA family hydrolase has protein sequence MKLLVFDLDGTLYRGATPLPGAIETIAKLRERYKIRFLTNNSALTRPMIANRLAGMGFQATPEECYGTADGVAARLRELKLRSALVVGEPGLHQAVRAAGVTLDDFQPDAIVVGICRTFSYELMDAAARAIRAGARFLATNTDATYPIEDGQQQPGAGAIVASIAVVSGQEPEVIGKPEPTLIHQILREAGVDPADALVIGDRVETDIVAGERAGCPTWLVLTGVTSTPPPGQDYGHSLLDLLARL, from the coding sequence GTGAAACTTCTCGTTTTCGATTTGGACGGCACACTGTACCGAGGGGCCACTCCTCTGCCCGGGGCGATCGAGACCATCGCAAAGCTCCGCGAGCGGTACAAGATTCGATTTCTCACCAACAACTCAGCTCTGACCCGGCCGATGATCGCCAATAGGTTGGCGGGCATGGGTTTCCAGGCAACCCCCGAGGAGTGTTATGGGACTGCTGACGGCGTCGCCGCTCGACTGAGGGAGCTCAAACTGAGAAGTGCCCTCGTGGTCGGCGAACCTGGTCTGCATCAGGCGGTTCGAGCTGCGGGGGTCACCCTCGATGATTTCCAGCCCGATGCGATCGTGGTGGGAATCTGTCGTACGTTTAGCTACGAGCTCATGGATGCGGCGGCGCGCGCAATCCGAGCCGGTGCACGATTCCTGGCGACCAACACTGACGCCACCTATCCCATAGAGGATGGTCAGCAACAGCCCGGTGCAGGAGCAATCGTCGCAAGCATCGCCGTCGTCAGCGGGCAAGAACCCGAGGTGATCGGAAAGCCGGAGCCAACACTCATCCACCAGATCCTGCGAGAGGCAGGGGTCGATCCGGCAGACGCACTCGTCATCGGGGATCGGGTGGAAACGGATATCGTCGCGGGCGAGCGGGCCGGTTGCCCCACGTGGTTGGTGCTCACTGGCGTGACTAGCACTCCACCGCCGGGCCAAGACTACGGTCACTCGCTACTCGATCTTTTGGCTCGACTCTGA